A part of Leptolyngbya sp. CCY15150 genomic DNA contains:
- a CDS encoding methylenetetrahydrofolate reductase, which translates to MVRISSSNGASSSSAIASRFRRAVQAGEFLITAEVMPPKGGDASRMIAMASGLKNRVHAVNVTDGSRAVLRMSSLVASALLHQQGIEPIYQVACRDRNQIALQADLMGAQALGLQNVLALTGDPIKAGDHPQAKAVFDLESVRLLKLIDQLNQGLDANEKSLPDGATHLFAGAAVDPQSGSWSGLQRRFERKLAAGAQFFQSQLISDFDRLEKFMDHIAAGSQKPVLAGIFLLKSAKNAEFINRNVPGVHIPQHLIDRLAQANHPLQEGMRIAAEQVQLARQLCQGVHMMAIKREDLIPEILDLAGIAPVSDLGSSDLGSDLGSDRPCIQAPAP; encoded by the coding sequence ATGGTTAGAATTTCCTCGTCCAATGGTGCCAGTTCCTCGTCAGCGATCGCGTCTCGCTTCCGACGCGCCGTCCAAGCGGGGGAGTTTCTTATTACCGCTGAGGTGATGCCGCCTAAAGGGGGCGATGCTAGCCGCATGATTGCCATGGCATCGGGGCTCAAAAACCGGGTTCATGCCGTGAATGTCACGGATGGCAGCCGAGCCGTTTTGCGCATGTCGTCCCTAGTGGCCTCGGCGCTGCTGCACCAACAGGGAATTGAGCCGATTTATCAAGTCGCCTGTCGCGATCGCAATCAAATTGCCCTACAAGCCGATCTGATGGGAGCCCAAGCCCTAGGTCTGCAAAACGTCCTGGCCCTCACGGGTGATCCCATCAAAGCCGGCGATCATCCCCAGGCCAAAGCCGTCTTTGATTTAGAATCCGTACGCTTGTTGAAGCTGATTGATCAACTAAACCAAGGACTAGATGCCAATGAGAAATCCTTGCCGGATGGTGCCACCCATCTGTTTGCCGGGGCGGCGGTGGATCCCCAAAGCGGCAGTTGGTCTGGTCTGCAACGCCGATTTGAGCGCAAGCTAGCGGCTGGGGCCCAGTTTTTTCAAAGCCAGTTGATTTCCGACTTCGATCGCCTCGAAAAATTCATGGATCACATCGCGGCGGGCAGCCAAAAACCGGTGCTAGCCGGCATCTTTTTGCTGAAGTCGGCTAAGAACGCAGAGTTCATCAACCGCAATGTACCCGGCGTACATATTCCCCAGCATTTGATCGATCGCCTGGCCCAAGCCAACCATCCCCTCCAAGAAGGGATGCGCATTGCGGCGGAACAGGTGCAACTGGCCCGCCAGCTTTGTCAAGGCGTTCACATGATGGCGATTAAGCGCGAAGATCTGATTCCCGAGATTCTCGATCTAGCCGGCATTGCCCCGGTGAGCGATTTAGGGAGTAGTGACTTGGGAAGTGACTTGGGGAGCGATCGCCCCTGCATTCAGGCTCCCGCTCCCTAA
- the ureA gene encoding urease subunit gamma, producing MQLTPQEKDKLMIFTAALVAERRKDRGLKLNYPEAIAFISAAILEGARDGRTVADLMSYGATLLTRDDVMEGIAEMIHEVQVEATFPDGTKLVTVHDPIR from the coding sequence ATGCAACTGACTCCCCAAGAAAAAGACAAGCTGATGATCTTCACCGCCGCCCTAGTGGCCGAACGGCGCAAGGATCGTGGGCTGAAGCTGAATTATCCCGAAGCCATTGCCTTCATTTCTGCAGCCATCCTAGAAGGCGCGCGCGATGGTCGCACCGTTGCCGACTTGATGAGCTACGGTGCCACCCTGCTCACCCGCGATGATGTGATGGAGGGTATTGCCGAGATGATCCATGAGGTGCAGGTGGAAGCTACCTTTCCCGATGGCACCAAGCTGGTGACGGTTCACGATCCGATTCGCTAA
- a CDS encoding urease subunit beta, which translates to MIPGELIPGDGDIELNAGMPTLTVTVANSGDRPIQVGSHFHFFEVNTALQFDREATKGMRLDIPAGTAVRFEPGDERDITLIPLAGSRHVYGLNALINGPLDPVSAAKADKKGSRKKKK; encoded by the coding sequence ATGATCCCCGGTGAGTTGATTCCAGGCGACGGCGATATTGAACTGAATGCGGGGATGCCCACTCTGACCGTAACGGTAGCAAACAGCGGCGATCGCCCCATCCAAGTCGGCTCCCATTTCCATTTCTTTGAAGTGAACACCGCCCTGCAGTTTGACCGGGAAGCCACCAAGGGCATGCGCTTGGATATTCCCGCTGGCACCGCTGTTCGGTTTGAGCCCGGGGATGAACGGGATATCACCCTCATTCCCCTGGCCGGTAGCCGCCACGTGTATGGTCTGAACGCGCTGATTAACGGGCCTCTCGACCCGGTTAGTGCAGCCAAGGCAGACAAGAAGGGATCTCGGAAGAAGAAAAAATAG
- the rpmI gene encoding 50S ribosomal protein L35: MPKLKSRKAAAKRFRRTGSGKIVRRKAFKNHLLQHKSPTRKSRLSKLVVVNERDAENVEMMLPYL, translated from the coding sequence ATGCCCAAACTCAAAAGCCGTAAAGCCGCCGCTAAACGTTTCCGCCGCACAGGCAGTGGAAAGATTGTGCGCCGTAAAGCCTTTAAGAATCACCTTCTTCAGCACAAGTCACCCACCCGCAAGAGCCGCCTCTCGAAGCTGGTGGTGGTGAATGAGCGAGATGCTGAAAACGTTGAAATGATGCTGCCCTACCTCTAA
- the rplT gene encoding 50S ribosomal protein L20, with translation MVRVKRGNVARKRRKKILKLAKGFRGSHSKLFRSANQQVMKALRNAYRDRRRRKRDFRRLWITRINAAARQHGISYSQLIGQLKKADIQLNRKMLAQMAVLDPSGFAKVVEVATQGR, from the coding sequence ATGGTACGGGTTAAGCGCGGGAACGTTGCCCGCAAGCGTCGCAAGAAGATCTTAAAATTGGCGAAGGGCTTCCGGGGATCACACTCCAAGCTGTTCCGCTCGGCTAACCAACAGGTAATGAAGGCCCTGCGCAACGCCTACCGCGATCGCCGCCGCCGTAAGCGGGACTTTCGTCGTCTGTGGATTACTCGCATCAACGCCGCAGCGCGTCAACACGGCATCAGCTATAGCCAGTTGATTGGTCAGCTTAAGAAAGCAGATATCCAACTCAACCGCAAAATGTTGGCTCAAATGGCCGTTTTAGATCCCAGCGGATTTGCCAAGGTTGTGGAAGTAGCCACCCAGGGTCGTTAA
- a CDS encoding transporter substrate-binding domain-containing protein: MRSLTLSSLMAIALSLGGVGTLLPTAALATELSVIQERGYLIVGVKDNLRPLGFRDAEGDLVGLEIDVAHRLAEELLGDRTAVVFYPVQNRDRLTVLLEGEVDLVIAGLTRTNSRSRIVSFSAPYYLDGTAFVTQDAAIQTLADAGRSPIAVLNESSTIANLRSYLPQPTLIGVDSYQEGLELLETGQAATFAGDTSVLAGWVQAYPAYRLLTTSWSADSLSVATRRGNQYDDLRRQINEAIASWYTDGWIQDRMNYWGLPF; encoded by the coding sequence ATGCGTAGCCTGACTCTAAGTTCATTGATGGCGATCGCCCTCTCCCTTGGCGGTGTGGGTACGCTGCTCCCGACTGCCGCCTTGGCTACCGAGCTGTCTGTCATCCAAGAACGGGGCTATTTGATTGTGGGCGTGAAAGACAATCTACGCCCCCTAGGGTTTCGCGATGCAGAAGGGGATCTGGTGGGGCTAGAAATTGATGTGGCCCATCGCTTGGCTGAGGAACTGCTGGGCGATCGCACCGCCGTGGTGTTTTATCCGGTTCAAAATCGCGATCGCCTCACGGTGCTCCTAGAGGGTGAGGTGGATCTGGTGATTGCTGGACTAACGCGCACCAACTCGCGATCGCGCATCGTCAGCTTCAGCGCGCCGTACTATCTCGACGGCACCGCCTTCGTCACCCAGGATGCGGCCATTCAAACCCTGGCCGATGCCGGGCGATCGCCCATTGCTGTGCTCAACGAATCGAGCACCATTGCCAACCTGCGATCCTACCTACCCCAGCCGACCCTGATCGGCGTGGATTCGTACCAAGAAGGTTTGGAACTGCTGGAAACGGGGCAAGCCGCCACCTTTGCTGGGGACACCAGTGTTCTAGCCGGATGGGTGCAGGCCTATCCCGCCTATCGCCTGTTGACCACATCCTGGTCTGCCGACTCCCTATCCGTCGCCACCCGTCGCGGCAACCAATACGATGACCTACGACGACAGATTAATGAAGCGATCGCTAGCTGGTATACCGATGGCTGGATTCAAGACCGGATGAATTACTGGGGGCTGCCGTTCTGA